attcttattcatttttatatctccTTTTACTTTGTCACCATTCCTGTTGACTGAATTTCAACCCTTTTGATCCACTCATTCTTCTCAACCCCTAGGGTCACCGCCTAGTGCATACTCCTAACGTTTATCACCTGGATTATTTCCTTAGATCTTCTGGCCTTGTCATTAACCCTTTCTTCCACACTGCATTTTTAAGGCAGAGGAttataaaatatatctgaaattcaaaagtCATCATATCACTTCTGAGATTAAAatccttttttccatttaatcCATGGACTAATATCATAACTGACTGGCAAGCAAAGTTTTCAAAGGCTATCTTTTGTATTAATTTGACTTATACTTAGCACTTTTCCACACATATGTTTTGCTTGAACGATTCCAATGTTGGAATCATACGAGCACACCAATTTATTTTACATGTAACTTTAatgtattctttcttcctcttttatctgAATTGGTCTTTCTCATCCTTCAAAATTCATAGGCTCTTGGCTACTATCTTTTAGAAGGACTCATTAGCTGTATTAGGAACATACTAGTCATGTCAGAAGCACTTTATTTTGTGATCTTTTTATCTTCATCCACAGTTTTCTGTTTTACATAATTACAGAAATCTTTTCAGTGTCTTAATGGTTTGTCTTAAGAAAAGGACAATTTCTTATTAAACTTGATAATTATAAGCTGGCTGGCAGAGGCTTCACAGTACAGTGGGATAAACACAAGCTTTGTAGGCAGACAACTAAGGTTAAATTCTGCCCTTTTCATATTCTACAAATGAAACCATGGCAGGATACTTAAACTGAGTATAGATTTTCTCATCTGATTGTAGAGCAAATAACATAAATCACACTTGTTTATTATAAATACTAATTAAATGGTATGTATAAAGTTCTGGTATATAGATTATTCTATAAATAATGCACAAATTTATACCTAGTTCTATAATCTTACCATGAAAGACACATCCATTCTTGCTACTTCCCCAAGGTAGGGCCGGTGACTGTGAATAAGGTATTGGGCAGGCAAGATGTTATTACCAATTGTCAGATCCCAGAGGACACACAGACACCTCCGGACAGAGCCAAAATTAGCATCCAGATTGGCTGGGGACACACAGAGCTAAGTCAACCACTCCAGGGATAGCCGGttgggcagagaggcagagcagggagtGGCACATGCACCTGATCAGGTGGCCCATCTGTCCAGTGTTGGTCATCACCCCTAAGCCTGTCCACCTTGATGTCTGCCATAGGCAGCTTCATTCTCAGTGAGCTAGGAAAGCCCACATTTCACTTTAAACTCAGGTTTCTCATTCACACAGGTCACACTCAGAGCAATAAATTCTTTAAAGGCTAAACATGTTCATTCCTCCCATCTGCTGAGAGTGTTGGCTGCTAAAAGCTCACAATTGAATCGCTCTCCCTTGGACAAAGAGCTGACTCATTCAAGattacttttcctttctgagtGCAGCTCTTACCCAATAACCAGTCTAAGTACAAATACAAAGACCTGAACCTCTCTCTTTTGAAGCAATACTGAAGGACCATCTCAGCCCAAGAGCAGCCCCATGGAATCAGCTCAGACAGCTGGGGTTACAGGATCAGTttaacttttttgtattttctgtcctGTTTCCCTCACTCCCTGACAGATGTCACTCCAAAGTATACTTCACAATAAGTTTCCTGCATGCAAATCTCTGCCTCAATGTCTGTTTCTAGAGGATCCAACCTAAGTTAAATACCACCTGTCCCAGGTGACTTAAGCATTCTGCCTCTCTTCTGAGAGACTGTGACAGGCCCATGAATATCAACTCCAATGTCATGGCAAGTATGGGGAAAATACTGATTCTCAGAGTTCCTAATGAGATGGTTAAGACCTCCTTTATAATATCTCCCCAATATCAAGCAGACCCTTCCCTTGGTCCACCTCTGATACAGCACTTATGGTCCACCTCAGTGGCCACATTCTCCTTTGGAATAATGCTTCAATTGCAGTCTTTCCATTCATCCAGCCAACATGTATTTAATTCACAGCTAGTGCAAagcctcatttattcattaagtCATTCAATACGTATTAAATATCTACCAAATCCATATACACTACTAGATgtgaaacaaaacaagtaatatgATAACTCTTGTCATCATGGCTCATGACAgagtatacattatatatgtgatCACAGAAACCTAGTAATAGTTACAAGGGttataaattaaaactacagtatGACAATCACATAATACTCTTATTATATGAACTTCTAATTCTAGGGAGTGCAGAAAAGCCCCCCCTAACTCAAGTTAGTGACCAGAAGAATGGGTTAAAAGTGAAGGGAGGTATGGGAGTATGCTGAGAATACAGAATCTCTGAGGCGAGAAGGAAGGGAGCTTGGTTTTGCCAAAGACTTGAAAGAATCATGAAATTTGGGATGTAGTACTCAGGAACTGAGCCTGGTTTATAAGCAGAAACCATAGTAGTATTTTTTAGGTCATGTTAAAAAACAGTGGAAAGTGGAGATACTGAAGATTTCAAGCACAAGTTTGAGACACGATCAGAATCTCAGTATCATGCTTAGGAATACGTATAGGAAGAGGTAAAGCACAGATGCTAGGAGATGTGTTAGAGACACAGTGATCTCCAGAGAGGTTCAAGGATATGTTGTGAAAATGGGCAAATGAGGTAGGGATatttggaagaaagaaatcaagaatatgaaaacagagTGTTCAATGGGTCATTCGCATGATTCCTGAAGTCTCACACCAGGGTAATGGGAGGCCAAATATAGGGAAGACATTAACTTAGTCATCATTTAATGAAGAAGAGCAACAAGGAGAGACACCAGTACCCAAGAGTGGTAGAGAATGATCTGTATGAATGACATGAACAGCAAAAGCACCAGTCCATGCTTGTTTGCTAGTCTGTTTTTCCAGGGGGAAAATCCTAAAAATTGCTTTGAGGAACAAGAACAGTGAACATACTACCAAACCAGAGTATGACAAGTGTGAGAAAATGTAATGTCCTCACTTAGTAGAAGTATAAAatttttgtcagaaaaaaatggatataatgaGAGAACCAGCTTCAtatacattttgtaaaaattaaatgagagacTTTATgtgcaaagatttttttctcaatgGTTCAAGGTACCATGCAGTAAGAGCTGAACAACAGTACCTGCTCATATCATGAAGATTTTATACTAATACAACATATTCATAtgaatattgtttaaaatgagTTTAGTCAAAGCACATAGAAACTCTACACCCATTGGTAATAAATGTCAttcatcctcttcctctgcaATCTTATAGCTACTGTGCATCTCCAGCAGCCCTTTCTTCCACTCCTGCCCATGAAGCAAAgtcattttttattgtggtaaaatatatttaacataacatttatcattttaaccatttttagttACAAATTCAGTGCCATTAGGTACATTCACAATACTGTATAGCCATCACCAATAtctatttccagaatttttccatcatcccaaacagaagcTCTGTACCTGTTAAACaatctccatccctctctcctctAAGCCTTTGGCAACCTCTATGCTACTtatatctctatgaatttgcctattctaggtacttAATATAAgaggaatcatacaatatttgttatttcgtgtttggcttatttcacttagcataacgtttaAGGTTAATCCATGTTGTAAGCATGTGTTAGAAATTCATTCCTTTTAACACTGAACACCGATGTGTGTATACTACAtttttgttaatccattcattagCCAATACACATAGGTTGTTTTCACCTTTAAGCTACTGTGAACAATGCTTCTGTGCTATCTTCTTAGTAATAATATTGAAGATTAATATTTGACTGAGGAAACATGGGACCATTGAGTATGGCATAGAGCAGAAGCCACTTAGGAAAGACTGAAGCAGATTCCCTTTAGAGACCATAAGTTTAGCCCTAACCCTCCATCTACCCACTCGACAACTCAGGCCCATACTCTTCTAAACCCTGGTCACTCATAGCATCTCTAACCTGACCCAACCTATGTCCCTTTCTTGCCCCTCACTTCCCATTGAGAAGTAAAGTCCCTTTCTTGCCCCTCACTTCCCATTGAGAACTAATCTGTGACTTGGAACCAACATCTACCGCAGCACTGTCATATTTTATCATACTTcctatattttcaagtttatttcatCATCACACCAAGAGTCTGGTAAATACTCAGCATGAGGAAGacaataatgaagaaaagaagagaataatgaagaaataaagataaggaggaaaacaaattctatttttctgcttGTTCTGTGTTTATACACAGCAGTGAGGTtgccttattaaaaataatcacattctCCAGTGCACCTGCACAGTGTCCAAAATATCAcaagttgaaatttttaaaaaatgaaataacatttgaaaCTTAAGGTAGTGTTCATCACAGTGATAGCAATAAAGACATTAGTGTTAAGAGTGATTATGACTGCAAAAAAAAGCAATTATGATTTCAATGCTAGTTTTGTGAcaacttatttcatttcttcagtaAAAAGTTACTGAGTGCCTACCGTGCCACACTTTGAGATTAATGTACTCATTTAATCCAAAATACACATATGTCAATACGACTAATGAAGAAACATGCTAGTAATGATATaatccattaaaataataaaatgcatttattgagaaaacatttattgagtgcctatcaTATGAGTACTATGTTAAGGATACAATGCAATTCACCATTTAGTAGAGATGGGGGACAAAGATCATTAAaccaattattatatatttatttaatatatatttaattaagatatatttaattaatatataattaatatgtatatatttaattaaatatacatatatttaattatgaTGGATAATTAAAGAAAGATACATGGAGTTCTGAGTTCATAAAGTGACCTGATATATCTTATAAAACCTTCTTCAAAGAGGTGAGGTTTAGACTGAAGCTCAAGATGAGTAGGAATAacaaggaaaaagacagggaggtGCACTCCCAATAACAAGAGCCCAGACTACCCATGGCTGGAGGAAGCATGGACACTTGGGGAACTAAAGAAGGAGACTTATGTATATTACATAACATACCACCAACACTACATATGTTGCAAGGATACATATATACTTAGGAACATACAACAAACACATTAAAGTGAGTGCCAATAGTAGGAACTGGACGAGAATGGCCCAAAGAATTAGGaatcaagacagaaaataaagaattagaacAATAATTATTGTGTGAAATAAACTTTAACTCAAGGCTCTGCACCTAAgactaaaaatgaagaaataaaagaacaattatCATTATTCTCAGAGCTTAAAAATACATGATACTACAGGAGTCATAGAGGGTCATCCATCTCAAAAACAGAATCAAAGCACGTGAACTAAAGCACTTCCAGAATCAGATGGaacatgagtattttttaaaaagtttctctcATGAACCTGAAACTCTAAAGAATCTCCATAGTTTGTCACCTTTATTTCCGTGATGCCAAAATTTTACCCAAGGCCTATCCACTCCCACAGACTGCCTGTGTCAGTGTCATGGTGGGAAGTGGCCCATGTTCTCATATGTACAAATAGGCATCCAGTTCATCTCTCCCTAATCTCCTAAGTTACTTGCTCCAGGTCCATAGATAccttaattatttcttaattccTTGATTCATTTGTCTTCTCAACACAAGTAAATCACAAACTCTTAGAATAAAAACATATCCAAAAAATTACTTTCTTGAGATACCCCTGTCTTCCATCCCAATATCTAAACACTATATAGACCTCAGAAGAGATTTCCCAACTTTCAAACACTcaagaaaacttcatttttctcttgaatgTCCCCACCAAGTAAATGAACTAGGCTGTGGGGCTCCCACTCCAAAGGGGAAGACCACCGTTGGCCCCTGATGTCCAGTTCATGAGAATTGCACTCAGGTGGGGTCAATCTGCTTGGGCCTCAGCATTTTAAGCAGCTGCTCCCGGATCTGCTTGGTCTTGACCCCATAGACAATGGGGTCCAGTGCAGGGGGAAAGAGCAAGTAGAGATTGGCAAGCATGACCTTAGCAGCAGAGGCTGTGGGTGAGCCAAAGCGCTGCATGACTACAGAAAGAAAGCCTGGTCCATAGAAGAAGAGGATGACACAGACATGAGCCGTACATGTGCTGCCAGCTTTAGCACATGCCTCAGGTGAAGGAAAATGAATCACGGTCCTCACAATCTGCCCATAAGAGTAGGCGATAAAGGCCACATCCCCCACACCAAGAAAGATTGCCACAGCAAAGGCATAGAGGTTATCCACAGTGGTGGCCCCACAGGCCAGCTTCACTACTGCCATATGCTCACAGTAGGTATAGGCAATCGTGTGAGAGCCACAGTAGGACAGCCGACGGGCCAAGCTTGGAAAGGAGATGGTCAATCCCACACCTCGCAGCACTACCAGGCCTCCAATCTTGGCAACAACAACCGGGGTAAGAATGGTTGCATAATGTAGTGGGTTACAGATGGCCACGAAGCGGTCCATGGCCATGGCCACCAGCACTCCTGACTCCATAGCAGAGAATGCATGGATGAAGAACATCTGGGAAAGACAGGAGTGGGAGCTGATAGCTGTAGCACCAAACCAGAAGATGGCCAGCATCTTGGGCagagtagagagggagagaaccaggTCAACAAAGGAGAGCatggcaagaaagaaaaacatgggcTGGTGAAGGCTGTGCTCTGTCCGGATGAGAAAAAGCAGGACACCATTCCCAGTCACTGCCAGGAAGAACATAAAGCTAAAGGGAAGTGAGATCCAAATGTGGGCAGCAGTCAGTCCTGGGATGCCAGCCAAGAAGAAAGTATGTGGGAAGTGATGAGAATTATTGGAAAGAATTATGGTGATCATCTCACTTAGAAGCGTGAAGGGCTactagaaagaaaggaagcaggtTAAAGTCAGTTGATGTGGAGATTGGGAGCTCAAGATCTATGGTCTCACTAACAGCACCAGCACCATCACTCTTCCCCCATTGGTCTCAGTAAACAGTCAAAAATGATTTTCAGCGTAACTAATATTTCTGCAAGAACCTCAAACACAGAGGAGGCAAATTAGTTTGGTCCAGTAGGAAATGTGTTGGACAAGAAGTTCAGAAACCAGTTTCCAGAATTTGATATCCTAGTATATCTATGACCTGGAGCAAATGACATAACCAGGTTTAAGCAGATGCCCAGGaattaatgttaaataaaaaccCTTCCCATCAAGCTCACATTCCCAAGTTCTGAATATTGGCACTGGATTTAATCAGGGCTG
The sequence above is a segment of the Panthera uncia isolate 11264 unplaced genomic scaffold, Puncia_PCG_1.0 HiC_scaffold_1272, whole genome shotgun sequence genome. Coding sequences within it:
- the LOC125916861 gene encoding olfactory receptor 52K1-like, producing the protein MITIILSNNSHHFPHTFFLAGIPGLTAAHIWISLPFSFMFFLAVTGNGVLLFLIRTEHSLHQPMFFFLAMLSFVDLVLSLSTLPKMLAIFWFGATAISSHSCLSQMFFIHAFSAMESGVLVAMAMDRFVAICNPLHYATILTPVVVAKIGGLVVLRGVGLTISFPSLARRLSYCGSHTIAYTYCEHMAVVKLACGATTVDNLYAFAVAIFLGVGDVAFIAYSYGQIVRTVIHFPSPEACAKAGSTCTAHVCVILFFYGPGFLSVVMQRFGSPTASAAKVMLANLYLLFPPALDPIVYGVKTKQIREQLLKMLRPKQIDPT